The Hyalangium gracile genome contains a region encoding:
- a CDS encoding BamA/TamA family outer membrane protein, with the protein MATAPEVGASARGYEETLVEWGLAQHGREVEPSPEGQRLEAVLVSAEDVVAQSDPYPNFLNIFHVRTREEVIRREVLLEPGAPYSDELAQETARNLRKLGIFSAVRVVPVKGTAPGSVALLVITKDLWSLRLNQDWELVGSFLRYLRLQGTETNFLGLNQRLAVDFLLRPDTMSIGQTYINRRVGGSRWYLGETASIIIGRESGKPEGTRGSVVFQRPLYSLSTPWSANTSVSWDTSTTRVFRGTEVWQLPYPDGAPVPFIYETRDVSGGASYTRSYGEYYKTNVTGGVTAYHRSYAAPLAAPLDDAQREWLKANHLPRSENAVYTSLSLSAFEARYEVLREVDSYALSEDFQIGHSTLATVRYAPPAFSSAAHYAELGLAARYRWLWGDAMTTVSAGGSIRRALGEGAAWTNRRWAAEVHQVTPKVLGGRFMVRGLLDVNTDDLFDRVTLLGGANGLRGARQDAYSGKRLLLVNVEYRTAPLVFHTLHLGGVLFYDAGSAFDRGPSVVHSVGVGIRFLFPQFNVYPFRFDFGYVLNDTMPPVGQRFTFSGGQITEYRPSVLDSPLR; encoded by the coding sequence ATGGCGACAGCTCCGGAGGTAGGCGCCTCGGCGAGAGGGTACGAGGAGACCCTCGTCGAGTGGGGGCTCGCCCAGCATGGCCGTGAGGTGGAGCCCTCGCCCGAGGGCCAGCGGCTGGAGGCGGTGCTCGTCTCGGCCGAGGACGTGGTGGCCCAGAGCGACCCGTACCCCAACTTCCTCAACATCTTCCACGTGCGCACCCGCGAGGAGGTCATCCGCCGCGAGGTGCTGCTGGAGCCCGGGGCGCCGTACTCGGACGAGCTCGCCCAGGAGACGGCTCGCAACCTGCGCAAGCTGGGCATCTTCTCGGCCGTGCGCGTCGTCCCGGTGAAGGGCACCGCTCCCGGCAGCGTGGCCCTGCTGGTCATCACCAAGGACCTGTGGTCGCTGCGGCTCAACCAGGACTGGGAGCTGGTGGGCTCCTTCCTGCGCTATCTGCGGCTGCAGGGCACCGAGACGAACTTCCTGGGGCTCAACCAGCGGCTGGCGGTGGACTTCCTGCTGCGCCCGGACACCATGAGCATCGGCCAGACGTACATCAACCGGCGCGTGGGCGGCAGCCGCTGGTACCTGGGAGAGACGGCCTCCATCATCATCGGACGGGAGAGCGGCAAGCCAGAGGGCACGCGCGGCTCGGTGGTCTTCCAGCGCCCGCTGTACTCGCTGTCCACGCCGTGGAGCGCCAACACCTCCGTCTCCTGGGACACGTCGACGACGCGCGTGTTCCGAGGCACCGAGGTGTGGCAGCTCCCCTACCCGGACGGCGCGCCCGTGCCCTTCATCTACGAGACGCGCGACGTGTCGGGCGGGGCGAGCTACACGCGCTCGTATGGCGAGTACTACAAGACGAACGTGACGGGTGGGGTGACGGCCTATCACCGGAGCTATGCCGCCCCCCTGGCGGCTCCGCTGGATGACGCGCAGCGCGAGTGGCTGAAGGCCAACCACCTGCCCCGCAGCGAGAATGCCGTCTACACCTCCCTGTCGCTGTCGGCCTTCGAGGCCCGCTACGAGGTGCTGCGCGAGGTGGACTCGTACGCGCTCTCGGAGGACTTCCAGATCGGCCACTCGACGCTGGCCACGGTCCGGTATGCGCCTCCGGCCTTCTCCTCGGCGGCGCACTACGCGGAGCTGGGCCTGGCGGCGCGCTACCGCTGGCTGTGGGGAGATGCGATGACCACGGTGTCGGCGGGAGGCTCCATCCGACGGGCGCTCGGAGAGGGCGCCGCGTGGACGAACCGGCGCTGGGCGGCGGAGGTACACCAGGTGACGCCGAAGGTGCTCGGCGGGCGCTTCATGGTGCGCGGCCTGCTGGACGTGAACACCGATGACCTGTTCGACCGGGTGACTCTGTTGGGCGGGGCCAACGGCCTGCGAGGCGCGCGGCAGGACGCGTACTCCGGCAAGCGGCTGCTGCTGGTCAACGTGGAGTACCGCACCGCGCCGCTCGTCTTCCACACGCTGCACCTGGGGGGCGTGCTCTTCTACGACGCGGGCTCGGCCTTCGACCGGGGGCCGAGCGTGGTGCACTCGGTGGGCGTGGGCATCCGCTTCCTCTTCCCGCAGTTCAACGTGTACCCGTTCCGGTTCGACTTCGGCTACGTGCTCAACGACACGATGCCGCCTGTAGGCCAGCGCTTCACCTTCAGCGGCGGTCAGATCACCGAGTACCGGCCCTCCGTCCTGGACTCGCCTCTGCGGTAG